One Candidatus Tanganyikabacteria bacterium DNA segment encodes these proteins:
- a CDS encoding adenylate/guanylate cyclase domain-containing protein, which yields MTSINDTVASYVPWLVARQQISGLSSAPLPSSRRFPGAVLLADVTGFTALTERLAEAGPEGAEVLTNNLNAFFSPVIDLVSAHGGDIVKFAGDAILAVWHGGDRPEPPARLARRAVQCGLALQRGAAASLPGLAFPLSLKVCIGAGDLALAHLGGERNRWEAVLLGEPISGLATAARAVSAGQVALAPEAWDLVSRHFQSETAPGGVRLVAGARWPVLRPRPLARLPAAPAAVATLTAYLPGAIRARVSAGQAGWLAEIRRISAIFVSLPDLAWDTPLERSQAIASALQRALYRYEGSLNKLSVDEKGVALLAAMGLPPLAHRDDAERAVLAALEMRDALTALGCRGSIGVASGPAFCGEVGNALRREYTIMGDVVNLAARLMQAAAGDVLCDEATFRQARARIAFANLPRQVLKGKTGMLGLFRPAEIRQDKPAARGGAMVGRAAERLALERRLHRLRDEQVGGAIVVEGEAGIGKSRLVGDFLERAEAIGVGYLIGQGDPIDHSAPFHAWRPIFEGVFGISAKPGDRKQVAELRERVLAKLGADTDALARAPLLNAVLPLDLPETDLTRELEDKVRAQNTLDLLVALLGGEARAAPLAIVLDDAQWLDSASWILVAACAARVRRVLLLVAARPISGEGLPEFAALAEAADTLRMRLDEMPAEEALETRARETRGGGHARGRGRSARDAGGGPPVLHRGTGAGAPRNGRPRDTPGQELQAHLLRGGTRQSRSPHDGAGDDREPRGSPAPATATGAQGRQRVRSPDRRRRTRSSLPDRGRSRRPLLPPGGPGRGRSAGAGAGAGTRLGIQAPHYPGSRVRPAAGVPAQPDPRCHRRLPRGDLRGRSHALPGGPGPPLGAGGASGQGPRLHAAGGRMGAGGLCGQGSDPLLQRRPGPGGASRSGARRVAGTPPLRLGAGLSVRLRPPTCDRRVPALAPAGGRHPGRGRPSRRARRTRNLPPDPR from the coding sequence GTGACCTCGATAAACGATACCGTCGCCAGCTACGTCCCCTGGCTCGTCGCGCGGCAGCAGATTTCCGGGCTCTCGAGCGCTCCGCTCCCCTCATCGAGGCGATTTCCTGGCGCGGTCCTGCTGGCTGACGTAACCGGCTTCACCGCGCTCACGGAGCGGCTCGCGGAAGCGGGTCCCGAAGGCGCCGAAGTTCTGACGAACAACCTCAACGCCTTCTTCAGCCCGGTCATCGACCTGGTGAGCGCGCACGGCGGCGATATCGTCAAGTTCGCCGGCGACGCCATCCTGGCCGTCTGGCACGGGGGCGATCGGCCGGAGCCGCCTGCAAGGCTGGCCCGGCGGGCCGTGCAGTGCGGCCTCGCCCTCCAGCGAGGGGCCGCGGCCTCCTTGCCCGGACTCGCGTTCCCCCTCTCCCTCAAGGTCTGCATCGGGGCGGGCGACCTGGCCCTCGCGCACCTGGGCGGCGAGCGCAACCGCTGGGAGGCCGTGCTGCTCGGCGAGCCGATCTCCGGCCTGGCGACCGCCGCGCGGGCCGTGAGCGCCGGCCAGGTGGCGCTGGCCCCGGAAGCCTGGGACCTGGTCAGCCGGCACTTCCAGTCAGAGACGGCACCCGGGGGAGTACGCCTCGTGGCGGGCGCGCGCTGGCCGGTGCTACGGCCGCGCCCCCTGGCCCGCCTTCCCGCAGCACCGGCCGCCGTGGCAACGCTCACGGCATACCTGCCTGGCGCCATCCGCGCTCGCGTGTCGGCCGGCCAAGCCGGCTGGCTGGCCGAGATCCGCCGCATCTCGGCCATCTTCGTGAGCCTGCCGGACCTTGCGTGGGATACGCCCCTGGAACGGTCGCAGGCGATCGCGAGCGCACTGCAGCGTGCCCTGTACCGGTACGAGGGCAGTCTCAACAAGCTAAGCGTGGACGAGAAGGGCGTGGCGCTCCTCGCGGCGATGGGCTTGCCGCCCCTGGCACACCGTGACGATGCCGAGCGCGCGGTGCTGGCCGCCCTCGAGATGCGCGATGCCCTGACCGCTCTCGGCTGCCGGGGCTCGATCGGCGTGGCCAGCGGCCCGGCCTTCTGCGGCGAGGTCGGCAACGCGCTGCGACGCGAGTACACGATCATGGGGGATGTCGTGAACCTGGCGGCGCGCCTCATGCAGGCCGCAGCGGGAGACGTCCTTTGCGACGAGGCCACCTTCCGGCAGGCCCGGGCGCGGATCGCTTTCGCGAACTTGCCGCGCCAGGTCCTGAAGGGTAAGACCGGCATGCTCGGCCTCTTTCGCCCCGCAGAAATCAGGCAGGACAAGCCGGCGGCCCGCGGCGGGGCGATGGTCGGGCGCGCCGCCGAGCGCCTGGCCCTGGAGCGGCGCCTCCATCGCCTCCGGGACGAGCAAGTCGGCGGAGCGATCGTCGTCGAGGGCGAGGCCGGGATCGGCAAGTCCCGCCTGGTGGGAGACTTTCTCGAAAGGGCCGAGGCGATCGGCGTCGGCTACCTGATCGGCCAGGGGGATCCCATCGACCACTCCGCGCCCTTCCACGCCTGGCGGCCGATCTTCGAGGGCGTCTTCGGGATCAGCGCCAAGCCGGGCGACCGCAAGCAGGTCGCGGAACTGCGCGAACGGGTGCTGGCGAAGCTTGGCGCCGACACCGACGCCCTGGCCCGTGCGCCGCTCCTCAACGCGGTCCTGCCGCTCGATCTGCCCGAGACGGATCTCACACGAGAGCTGGAAGACAAGGTCCGGGCGCAGAACACACTGGATCTGCTCGTGGCTCTCCTTGGAGGCGAGGCGCGGGCGGCACCCCTTGCCATCGTGCTCGACGACGCCCAGTGGCTGGACTCGGCGTCATGGATTCTGGTGGCGGCCTGCGCGGCCCGCGTCCGCCGAGTGCTGCTGCTCGTGGCGGCGCGGCCGATCTCCGGGGAAGGTTTGCCCGAGTTCGCTGCGCTGGCCGAGGCGGCGGACACCCTGCGGATGCGCCTGGATGAAATGCCGGCGGAGGAGGCGCTCGAAACTCGTGCGCGCGAAACTCGGGGTGGCGGCCATGCCCGCGGCCGTGGGAGATCTGCTCGCGACGCGGGCGGCGGGCCACCCGTTCTTCACCGAGGAACTGGCGCTGGCGCTCCGCGAAACGGGCGTCCTCGAGATACTCCCGGACAAGAGCTGCAAGCTCACTTGCTCCGAGGCGGAACTCGCCAATCTAGATCTCCCCACGACGGTGCAGGGGACGATCGTGAGCCGCGTGGATCGCCTGCCCCCGCAACCGCAACTGGCGCTCAAGGTCGCCAGCGCGTTCGGTCGCCGGATCGGCGCCGCCGAACTCGCAGCAGTCTACCCGATCGAGGCCGATCTCGCCGGCCTCTCCTCCCACCTGGCGGCCCTGGTCGCGGCAGATCTGCTGGTGCCGGAGCCGGGGCCGGAACCCGCCTGGGCATTCAAGCACCTCATTACCCGGGAAGTCGCGTACGGCCTGCTGCCGGCGTCCCAGCGCAGCCAGATCCACGGTGCCATCGCCGGCTACCTCGAGGCGACCTTCGCGGCCGATCTCACGCCCTACCTGGCGGCCCTGGCCCACCACTGGGAGCGGGCGGGGCAAGCGGCCAAGGCCCTCGACTACACGCTGCTGGCGGGCGAATGGGCGCTGGGGGGCTATGCGGTCAAGGAAGCGATCCGCTACTTCAGCGCCGCCCGGGACCTGGCGGAGCAAGTCGGAGCGGTGCCCGACGGGTTGCTGGTACGCCTCCACTACGGCTTGGCGCAGGCCTTTCGGTTCGACTCCGACCTCCAACCTGCGATCGCCGGGTACCAGCGCTCGCTCCGGCTGGCGGCCGGCACCCGGGACGCGGCCGTCCAAGCCGGCGCGCGCGTCGGACTCGGAATCTGCCACCAGATCCGCGGTGA
- a CDS encoding NAD(P)H-dependent oxidoreductase, producing the protein MLPVSDAGPVKIVGLGGSLDADSASLAALSAALDAARAAGAATEVFDLAVLDLPLFRPGGSPVPADAARLADAVYEADGLLWSSPLYHGTVSGAFKNALDWLELLGKREPAYLTDKVVGLIATAGGVQGLQAINTMEFVVRALRGWAVPLVVPIARAGRVFDEHGTPRDPAVAEQLRLLGSEVVRAAAKLRGGRVRTPAS; encoded by the coding sequence ATGCTGCCCGTTTCCGATGCGGGGCCCGTGAAAATCGTGGGCCTCGGGGGATCGCTGGATGCCGACAGCGCGAGCCTGGCCGCCCTGTCCGCGGCACTGGACGCCGCGCGGGCCGCCGGCGCCGCCACGGAGGTGTTCGATCTCGCGGTGCTCGATCTGCCGCTCTTCCGGCCCGGCGGTTCGCCGGTGCCGGCCGACGCGGCGCGCCTGGCCGACGCGGTGTACGAGGCCGACGGCCTGCTCTGGAGCAGTCCGCTCTACCATGGCACGGTGAGCGGCGCGTTCAAGAACGCCCTCGACTGGCTGGAACTGCTCGGGAAGCGGGAGCCGGCCTACCTGACCGACAAGGTCGTCGGCCTCATCGCCACGGCCGGCGGCGTGCAGGGCCTGCAGGCGATCAACACCATGGAGTTCGTGGTGCGGGCGTTGCGGGGCTGGGCCGTGCCGCTGGTCGTGCCGATCGCTCGCGCCGGGCGGGTCTTCGACGAGCATGGCACTCCCCGGGATCCCGCCGTGGCCGAGCAGTTGCGGTTGCTGGGGAGCGAGGTCGTGCGCGCCGCCGCGAAGCTGCGCGGCGGCCGCGTGCGGACCCCCGCGAGCTAG
- a CDS encoding pirin family protein, which produces MALPGIPPWPSSCGCWGARSCAPPRSCAAAACGPPRARRIDLIATTPRKILGVVPAYQTLEGEGFLVHRAFPTPWLADVDPFLLLDHMGPADLAPGEAKGAPDHPHRGFETVTYMLEGAMVHKDSQGHQGRLGPGDVQWMTAGAGVIHSEMPSAEFLDRGGRMNGFQLWVNLPRADKLMRPRYQELPADRIPAAKSPDGRVEVRVIAGEAYGARAVIETRTPIVYLHFAVRPGGRVAQPLAPEFDGFAFVIAGEGRFGPESQAATPEQVVVFEHKGDLVVAESAGTATLEFLLIAGVPLGEPIARYGPFVMNTTEEIHQAFEDFRSGRFGVIDF; this is translated from the coding sequence ATGGCACTCCCCGGGATCCCGCCGTGGCCGAGCAGTTGCGGTTGCTGGGGAGCGAGGTCGTGCGCGCCGCCGCGAAGCTGCGCGGCGGCCGCGTGCGGACCCCCGCGAGCTAGGAGGATCGACTTGATCGCCACCACACCGCGCAAGATCCTGGGCGTCGTGCCCGCGTACCAGACGCTCGAGGGCGAGGGCTTCCTGGTCCATCGCGCCTTCCCGACGCCGTGGCTCGCGGACGTGGATCCCTTTCTCCTGCTGGATCACATGGGCCCCGCCGACCTGGCGCCGGGCGAGGCCAAGGGAGCGCCCGACCACCCGCATCGCGGCTTCGAGACCGTCACCTACATGCTCGAGGGGGCGATGGTGCACAAGGACTCGCAGGGTCACCAGGGGCGCCTGGGCCCCGGGGACGTGCAGTGGATGACCGCGGGCGCCGGCGTGATCCACTCCGAGATGCCCTCCGCCGAATTCCTGGATCGGGGCGGGCGGATGAACGGCTTCCAGCTCTGGGTGAACCTGCCGCGGGCGGACAAGCTCATGCGCCCGCGCTACCAGGAGCTGCCGGCCGATCGTATCCCGGCCGCGAAGAGCCCGGACGGGCGGGTCGAGGTGCGCGTGATCGCCGGCGAGGCCTACGGGGCGCGGGCAGTGATCGAGACGCGCACGCCGATCGTCTACCTGCACTTCGCCGTGCGACCGGGCGGCCGCGTCGCGCAGCCGCTGGCTCCCGAATTCGACGGTTTCGCGTTCGTCATCGCCGGCGAGGGGCGCTTCGGGCCCGAGTCGCAGGCCGCCACGCCCGAGCAGGTCGTGGTGTTCGAGCACAAGGGCGATCTCGTCGTGGCCGAGAGCGCGGGCACGGCGACCCTGGAGTTCCTGCTCATCGCGGGCGTGCCCCTGGGCGAGCCGATCGCCCGCTACGGCCCCTTCGTGATGAACACGACCGAGGAGATCCACCAGGCGTTCGAGGACTTCCGCAGCGGCCGCTTCGGCGTGATCGACTTCTGA
- the mce gene encoding methylmalonyl-CoA epimerase — MPEAPRFIDHVGIAVRSLDEAIPFWRDTLGLVLHEVEIVADQQVRTAVFMAGANRIELLEPTGPDSPIARFIEKRGEGIHHLALRTGDVAGALGALREAGCRLVDEQPRPGAGGAQIAFVHPKSTGGVLLELSSRD; from the coding sequence ATGCCCGAGGCCCCCCGCTTCATCGATCACGTCGGCATCGCCGTGCGGAGCCTGGACGAGGCGATCCCGTTCTGGCGCGATACGCTCGGCCTGGTGCTGCACGAAGTAGAGATCGTCGCGGATCAGCAGGTCCGCACCGCGGTCTTCATGGCCGGCGCCAACCGCATCGAACTCCTCGAACCGACGGGCCCCGACAGCCCGATCGCCAGGTTCATCGAGAAGCGCGGCGAGGGCATCCACCACCTGGCCCTCCGGACCGGCGACGTCGCCGGCGCCCTGGGCGCCCTGCGCGAAGCGGGCTGCCGCCTGGTCGACGAACAGCCGCGCCCGGGAGCGGGCGGGGCGCAGATCGCCTTCGTGCACCCGAAGAGCACGGGCGGCGTGCTGCTGGAGCTGTCCAGCCGGGACTGA
- a CDS encoding methylmalonyl-CoA mutase: protein MASMAEVLTTKDGAGATGSGVAVERVYRPGDLEYAAQLGDPGEFPYTRGIQPAMYRSRHWTMRQYAGFGTAQETNARFRYLLGQGQTGLSVAFDLPTQMGYDSDDPMALGEVGRTGVAIDTLADMEVLFDGIALDKVSTSMTINAPAAVLLAMYQAVGEKQGASRDRLAGTTQNDILKEYIARNTYIFPPGPSLRLVTDIFAYCAEAMPRWNTISISGYHMREAGCTAIQEVAFTLANARTYVQAAIDRGLDVDRFAPQLSFFFCAWTDVLEEVAKFRAARRLWARIMRDEFGAANPKSWQLRFHTQTAGSSLTAQQPDNNIVRTALSALAAVLGGTQSLHTNSKDEALALPTEQSALTALRTQQLLAHESGATATVDPLGGSYYVEKLTDDIESGAREYFRRIEAEGGSLQAIAAGFFQREIQEAAYRYQRAVEREERVVVGVNRFQVADEPAPSLQQIDPAIERSQRERLAAVRARRDAAAVEARLVDLDFAARSDANLMPPILEAVKAYASVGEICHRLRGVFGKYKPPATL from the coding sequence ATGGCCTCCATGGCGGAAGTGCTCACCACGAAAGACGGAGCAGGCGCGACCGGCTCGGGCGTCGCAGTCGAGCGGGTCTACCGGCCAGGCGACCTGGAGTATGCGGCGCAGCTGGGCGATCCCGGCGAATTCCCCTACACGCGCGGCATCCAGCCGGCCATGTACCGCTCGCGGCACTGGACGATGCGCCAATACGCGGGGTTCGGCACCGCACAGGAGACCAACGCCCGCTTCCGGTACCTGCTGGGGCAAGGCCAGACCGGGCTGTCGGTGGCGTTCGATCTGCCCACGCAGATGGGCTACGACTCGGACGATCCCATGGCCCTGGGCGAGGTGGGCCGCACCGGCGTCGCCATCGACACCCTGGCCGACATGGAAGTGCTCTTCGACGGCATCGCCCTCGATAAGGTCAGCACCTCGATGACCATCAACGCCCCGGCGGCGGTGCTGCTGGCCATGTACCAGGCCGTCGGAGAGAAGCAGGGCGCCTCCCGGGATCGCCTCGCCGGCACCACCCAGAACGACATCCTCAAGGAGTACATCGCCCGCAACACCTACATCTTCCCGCCGGGGCCGTCGCTGCGGCTGGTGACCGACATATTCGCCTACTGCGCCGAGGCCATGCCGCGCTGGAACACCATCTCCATCAGCGGCTACCACATGCGCGAGGCGGGCTGCACGGCCATCCAGGAGGTGGCCTTCACCCTGGCGAACGCGCGCACCTACGTGCAGGCGGCCATCGACCGGGGCCTCGACGTCGATCGCTTCGCGCCGCAACTGTCGTTCTTCTTCTGCGCCTGGACCGACGTGCTGGAGGAAGTCGCCAAGTTCCGTGCCGCAAGAAGGCTCTGGGCGCGCATCATGCGCGACGAGTTCGGCGCGGCCAACCCCAAGAGCTGGCAGCTGCGATTCCACACCCAGACCGCCGGCTCGTCCCTCACCGCCCAGCAACCCGACAACAACATCGTGCGCACGGCCCTCTCGGCCCTGGCGGCCGTCCTGGGCGGCACGCAATCGCTCCATACCAACTCCAAGGACGAAGCCCTGGCGCTGCCCACCGAGCAGAGCGCCCTGACGGCGTTGCGCACCCAGCAACTGTTGGCCCACGAGAGCGGCGCGACGGCCACCGTGGATCCGCTCGGCGGGTCCTACTACGTCGAGAAGCTCACCGACGACATCGAGAGCGGCGCCCGCGAGTACTTCCGGCGCATCGAAGCCGAGGGAGGTTCGCTGCAGGCCATCGCCGCGGGCTTCTTCCAGCGGGAGATCCAGGAGGCCGCGTACCGCTACCAGCGCGCGGTCGAGCGCGAGGAACGCGTCGTGGTCGGCGTCAACCGCTTCCAGGTGGCCGACGAGCCGGCCCCGTCCCTGCAGCAGATCGATCCGGCCATCGAACGGTCGCAGCGCGAGCGCCTGGCGGCGGTCAGGGCGCGACGAGACGCGGCCGCCGTCGAGGCGCGGCTCGTTGACCTGGATTTCGCCGCCAGGAGCGATGCCAACCTCATGCCGCCGATCCTGGAGGCGGTCAAGGCTTACGCGAGCGTCGGGGAGATCTGCCACCGCCTGCGCGGCGTGTTCGGCAAGTACAAGCCGCCGGCGACGCTCTAG